The Enterococcus rotai genome includes a window with the following:
- a CDS encoding glycosyltransferase family 4 protein, whose translation MKFGFFTDTYFPQVSGVATSIKTLKEELEQKGHEVYIFTTTDPNAKEFEEDVIRMPSVPFVSFKDRRIVVRGMWYAYLIAKELELDLIHTHTEFGAGLLGKMVGKKLKIPVIHTYHTMYEDYLHYIAKGKVVRPTHVKYFSRFFANHTTGVVCPSERVIDKLKEYGVTSPMRIIPTGIDIKKFERPDITAQMKQELREELGLNEDNIMLLSLSRISYEKNIQAVVCGLPTIFERFPNARFVIVGDGPYVEKLRCLGEELGIGDKIQFIGEVPNDQVAIYYKAADYFVSASTSETQGLTYTEAMASGVPCVVEGNAYLNHLFDHESLGRTFKTDADFAQTFIEYVEAGIKPDEAILQDKLYEISATRFGNVMLEFYEDMINYYEQRNIEKEAAASIERIKVKFTSLRK comes from the coding sequence GTGAAATTTGGTTTCTTTACAGATACATATTTTCCTCAAGTTAGTGGGGTTGCAACATCGATCAAGACACTTAAAGAGGAATTGGAACAAAAAGGTCATGAAGTTTACATTTTTACAACGACGGATCCAAATGCTAAAGAGTTTGAAGAAGATGTTATCCGAATGCCTAGCGTTCCATTTGTATCATTTAAAGATCGACGAATTGTTGTACGCGGTATGTGGTATGCTTATTTAATAGCAAAAGAGCTAGAATTGGATTTGATCCACACTCATACGGAATTTGGAGCTGGTCTACTAGGTAAGATGGTAGGAAAAAAACTTAAAATACCTGTTATCCATACATATCATACAATGTATGAAGACTATCTACATTATATTGCTAAAGGGAAAGTAGTACGTCCAACACACGTGAAATATTTTTCTCGCTTCTTTGCGAATCATACTACTGGTGTGGTTTGTCCAAGTGAACGAGTGATCGATAAATTAAAAGAATATGGTGTAACATCTCCAATGAGAATTATTCCAACGGGAATTGATATTAAAAAATTTGAAAGACCAGATATTACAGCACAAATGAAGCAAGAACTTCGTGAAGAACTAGGCCTAAATGAGGATAATATCATGTTACTATCTTTAAGTCGGATTTCTTACGAGAAAAATATTCAAGCTGTTGTTTGTGGCTTGCCAACTATTTTTGAACGTTTCCCCAATGCACGTTTTGTCATTGTGGGCGATGGTCCATATGTCGAAAAACTTCGTTGTCTAGGCGAAGAGCTAGGTATTGGGGATAAAATCCAATTTATTGGCGAAGTTCCTAACGATCAGGTTGCTATCTATTACAAAGCTGCTGATTATTTCGTCAGTGCTTCAACTTCTGAGACGCAAGGATTGACATACACTGAAGCGATGGCTTCTGGTGTTCCATGTGTAGTTGAAGGAAATGCTTATTTAAATCATTTATTTGATCATGAGAGCTTGGGACGAACGTTTAAAACAGATGCGGATTTTGCACAGACATTTATTGAATATGTTGAAGCTGGAATTAAACCAGATGAAGCCATTTTACAGGATAAGCTGTATGAAATATCTGCAACTCGATTTGGCAATGTGATGCTTGAATTCTATGAAGATATGATCAACTATTATGAACAGCGAAATATAGAAAAAGAGGCCGCTGCATCTATTGAACGAATTAAAGTGAAATTTACGTCATTAAGAAAATAA
- a CDS encoding acyl carrier protein: MVFEKIQAIIVEELGKEPEEVKLTTNIQEELDADSLDLFQIINEIEDAFDIKIESEDGITTVQDLVTYVEKQKA, from the coding sequence ATGGTATTCGAAAAAATTCAAGCAATTATTGTAGAAGAATTAGGTAAAGAACCTGAGGAAGTAAAATTAACAACAAACATTCAAGAAGAATTAGACGCTGATAGCTTGGATTTATTCCAAATCATCAATGAAATCGAAGATGCTTTTGATATAAAGATCGAATCAGAAGATGGTATTACTACTGTTCAAGATTTAGTAACATACGTAGAAAAACAAAAAGCATAA
- a CDS encoding CvfD/Ygs/GSP13 family RNA-binding post-transcriptional regulator — protein sequence MEYKIGMVLDGTITGLQPYGAFVSLSDTVQGLIHVSEVQAGYTKNIHSLLTVGQKVQVQVIDIDEYSKKISLSLRTLEEQIQQPNHRRKKYFTNKNKKIGFETLEKELPIWTDEAMDALLEK from the coding sequence ATGGAATACAAAATAGGAATGGTTCTTGATGGGACGATTACAGGGTTACAACCTTATGGGGCTTTTGTTTCATTAAGTGATACAGTTCAAGGGCTGATCCATGTCTCAGAAGTGCAAGCAGGCTATACTAAAAATATTCATAGTTTATTAACAGTTGGACAAAAAGTTCAAGTTCAAGTTATTGATATCGATGAATATTCAAAAAAAATTAGTTTATCATTAAGAACATTGGAAGAGCAAATACAACAGCCAAATCATCGCCGCAAAAAATATTTTACCAATAAAAATAAAAAAATTGGCTTTGAAACGTTAGAGAAAGAGCTTCCTATCTGGACTGATGAGGCAATGGATGCTTTGCTTGAGAAATAA
- the fabG gene encoding 3-oxoacyl-[acyl-carrier-protein] reductase, translated as MDLRGKNVFVTGSTRGIGKAVALAFAQEGANIALNGRSEISVELIAEVEALGVKCIGVSGDIADFEAAGAMIQTVVDGLGSIDVLINNAGITNDKLLLRMSEEDFTRCIQINLTGTFNMTQHTVKKMMKQRSGSIINMSSVVGLMGNIGQANYAASKAGVIGLTKSVAREVAARGITCNAIAPGFIETEMTEVLSDKVKEQMSQQIPLQSFGHVEDVANAAIFLAKSPYITGQVLNVDGGLVMHG; from the coding sequence ATGGATTTAAGAGGGAAAAATGTTTTTGTAACTGGAAGTACACGTGGAATCGGAAAAGCTGTTGCTCTTGCCTTTGCACAAGAAGGAGCCAATATTGCCTTAAATGGGCGTAGCGAAATCAGTGTAGAGCTTATTGCAGAAGTAGAAGCTTTAGGAGTTAAATGCATCGGTGTTTCTGGTGATATTGCAGATTTTGAAGCAGCTGGAGCGATGATCCAAACGGTCGTTGATGGTTTAGGATCAATCGATGTTTTAATTAATAATGCAGGAATCACTAATGATAAATTACTATTGAGAATGTCAGAAGAAGATTTTACACGTTGCATTCAAATCAATTTAACGGGAACCTTTAATATGACACAACATACGGTTAAAAAGATGATGAAGCAACGTAGTGGAAGTATCATCAATATGTCGAGTGTTGTAGGGCTAATGGGGAATATTGGTCAAGCTAATTATGCTGCAAGTAAAGCAGGCGTGATTGGTTTAACTAAATCGGTGGCAAGAGAAGTTGCGGCACGCGGTATTACCTGTAATGCTATTGCACCAGGCTTTATTGAAACTGAAATGACAGAAGTTTTATCCGATAAAGTAAAAGAACAAATGAGTCAACAAATTCCATTGCAATCATTTGGACACGTAGAAGATGTTGCAAATGCAGCTATCTTTTTAGCAAAAAGTCCTTATATAACAGGGCAAGTTTTAAATGTAGACGGTGGTTTAGTCATGCATGGCTAA
- the fabF gene encoding beta-ketoacyl-ACP synthase II: MNRVVITGYGVASPIGNDAETFLDSLQTGKNGIGPITKFDADETGITLAAEVKDFPFDKYFAKKDAKRMDLFSLFGIYAALEALEMSKLDTDQIDVDRFGVMVGSGIGGLQTIQDQVTRMREKGPKRVAPLFIPMAIGNMAAGNIALRVGARGICTATVTACATANNSIGEAFRNIKHGYSDVLLAGGTEASITEIGIAGFASLTAVTSEENPNRGSIPFDKDRSGFVMGEGAGILVLESLEHAQNRGAKILGEIVGYGANCDAYHMTSPRPDGSGAAKAMKLAIDEAAIEPAKVGYINAHGTSTPSNDVAETKAIQTALGEAAKNVRVSSTKSMTGHALGATGGIEAIATLNALQHQFIPPTINIENLDEAIEINIVTNESQKHDFDYALTNSFGFGGHNAVLCLKRWED; encoded by the coding sequence ATGAATCGCGTAGTGATCACAGGTTATGGTGTAGCATCCCCAATTGGGAATGACGCTGAAACCTTTTTAGACAGTTTACAAACAGGAAAAAACGGAATTGGACCGATTACAAAATTCGATGCCGATGAAACAGGTATTACCTTAGCAGCTGAAGTGAAAGATTTTCCATTCGATAAATATTTTGCTAAAAAAGATGCCAAAAGAATGGATTTATTTTCTCTTTTTGGTATCTATGCAGCACTAGAAGCGTTGGAGATGAGTAAACTAGACACTGATCAAATCGATGTGGATCGTTTTGGTGTTATGGTGGGATCTGGAATTGGGGGACTTCAAACAATTCAAGACCAAGTGACCCGAATGCGTGAAAAAGGTCCTAAAAGAGTCGCTCCTTTATTTATACCGATGGCAATCGGGAACATGGCAGCTGGCAATATAGCTTTACGTGTAGGAGCTAGAGGGATTTGTACAGCGACAGTCACTGCATGTGCTACGGCGAATAATTCGATTGGTGAAGCATTTAGAAATATCAAACATGGTTATTCAGATGTTTTGCTAGCTGGTGGAACAGAAGCATCGATAACTGAAATTGGGATCGCTGGTTTTGCATCTTTAACAGCTGTGACATCTGAAGAAAATCCAAATAGAGGATCGATTCCTTTTGATAAAGACCGTAGTGGGTTTGTAATGGGTGAAGGCGCTGGAATTTTAGTTCTTGAATCTTTAGAACACGCACAAAACAGAGGGGCTAAAATTTTAGGTGAAATCGTTGGTTATGGTGCAAATTGTGATGCGTATCATATGACTTCACCAAGACCAGATGGTAGTGGCGCGGCTAAAGCCATGAAATTAGCAATCGACGAAGCAGCCATTGAGCCCGCTAAAGTAGGATACATCAATGCTCACGGAACTAGCACACCTTCAAATGATGTAGCAGAAACCAAAGCAATCCAAACCGCATTGGGTGAAGCTGCTAAAAATGTTCGTGTCAGCAGTACGAAAAGTATGACTGGACATGCATTAGGAGCAACTGGTGGAATCGAAGCTATCGCAACATTGAATGCATTACAACATCAATTTATTCCACCAACGATCAATATAGAGAATCTTGATGAAGCTATCGAAATAAATATTGTGACAAATGAAAGTCAAAAACACGACTTTGACTATGCATTGACCAATTCTTTTGGCTTTGGTGGTCATAATGCAGTACTTTGTTTAAAACGTTGGGAGGATTAA
- a CDS encoding glycosyltransferase, with protein sequence MKVLLYFEGEKILAKSGIGRALDHQKRALSEVGIEYTLDSDCTDYDILHINTYGINSHNMVNKAKKMGKKVIYHAHSTEEDFRNSFIGSNQISPLVKKYLVSLYSKADYLITPTPYSKDLLEGYGITVPIVSISNGIDLDRFKHSVDKEEKFREYFNIKPEQKVIICVGLYFERKGIIDFVELAEKFPEYRFIWFGHTPMYSIPKAIRTIVKDEHPENVEFPGYIKGDIIEGAYSAADLFFFPSYEETEGIVILEALASKQQVLVRDIPVYQGWLVDKENCYMGKNNKEFTRLIEELVEKKIPDTSLAGYKVAKEKSIEHIGHELKDVYEKVLKNESIQNKEQIHQKN encoded by the coding sequence GTGAAGGTTTTATTATATTTTGAAGGTGAAAAAATATTAGCGAAGTCTGGAATAGGACGAGCGTTAGACCATCAGAAGCGAGCTCTCTCTGAAGTGGGGATAGAGTATACACTTGATTCAGATTGCACTGATTATGATATTTTACATATTAATACCTATGGGATCAACAGTCACAATATGGTAAATAAAGCAAAAAAAATGGGTAAAAAAGTTATTTATCATGCCCACTCAACAGAGGAAGATTTTAGAAACTCATTTATTGGATCCAATCAGATTTCTCCTCTAGTAAAAAAATATCTGGTAAGTCTATACTCAAAAGCAGACTATTTGATTACACCTACGCCATATTCGAAAGATTTATTAGAAGGATACGGAATAACTGTACCAATTGTTTCTATTTCAAATGGTATTGACTTAGATAGATTTAAACATTCTGTAGATAAAGAAGAAAAGTTTCGAGAGTATTTTAATATCAAGCCAGAACAAAAAGTAATTATTTGTGTTGGTTTATATTTTGAACGAAAAGGAATTATTGATTTTGTCGAATTAGCTGAAAAGTTTCCTGAATATCGTTTTATCTGGTTTGGACATACACCGATGTATTCGATTCCTAAGGCGATCCGGACAATAGTAAAAGATGAGCATCCTGAAAATGTTGAGTTTCCAGGTTATATTAAAGGAGATATTATTGAGGGTGCATACTCAGCTGCTGATTTGTTTTTCTTTCCTTCCTATGAAGAAACAGAAGGAATTGTGATATTAGAAGCTTTAGCTAGTAAACAACAAGTTTTAGTCAGAGATATTCCAGTGTACCAAGGATGGCTCGTAGATAAAGAGAATTGCTACATGGGAAAAAATAATAAGGAATTTACTCGTTTGATTGAAGAGCTTGTTGAAAAGAAGATACCAGATACAAGCCTAGCAGGCTATAAAGTGGCAAAAGAGAAAAGCATTGAGCACATTGGACATGAGCTAAAAGATGTTTATGAAAAAGTACTAAAAAATGAAAGTATTCAAAATAAAGAACAAATACATCAGAAAAATTAG
- a CDS encoding beta-ketoacyl-ACP synthase III, with the protein MNQHAKITCTSRYVPENAVSNHQLSTMMDTSDEWISSRTGIRSRNIVINENTSDLCIKVAGKLLEKSGIKAQDLDFILVATMTPDYGTPSVACLVQGKISATNAFAFDISAACSGFVYALSMGEKLIRTGKKLGMIIGGETLSKVLDWNDRSTAVLFGDGAAGVLLEASDEEHFISEKLQSDGQRGKSLTSGYIENQSPFYTGTAESSGYLQMAGRDIYDFSLNDVTNNIREIVEDDVDYLLLHQANKRIIEKISKKLNVPREKFLTNMEHNGNTSAASIPLLLDESVESGVLQLGSKQKIVLTGYGGGLTWGSILMTL; encoded by the coding sequence ATGAACCAACATGCAAAAATAACTTGTACGAGCCGATATGTTCCTGAAAATGCCGTATCAAATCATCAGCTTTCGACGATGATGGATACATCTGATGAATGGATCTCAAGTCGGACTGGTATACGATCAAGAAATATTGTCATCAATGAAAATACTTCTGATTTATGCATTAAAGTAGCTGGAAAGTTACTAGAAAAATCCGGAATAAAAGCACAAGATCTTGATTTCATCCTAGTAGCAACCATGACACCAGATTACGGAACACCTTCTGTTGCTTGTCTTGTTCAAGGCAAAATTTCAGCGACAAATGCATTTGCTTTTGATATCAGTGCAGCCTGCAGTGGATTTGTCTATGCATTAAGTATGGGTGAAAAATTGATTCGAACAGGTAAAAAATTAGGAATGATCATTGGTGGTGAAACACTTTCTAAAGTTCTTGATTGGAATGACCGCAGTACAGCTGTATTATTTGGTGATGGCGCGGCCGGTGTTTTATTAGAAGCAAGCGACGAAGAGCATTTTATCAGTGAAAAGCTACAGTCTGATGGTCAAAGAGGAAAGTCACTAACTTCTGGTTATATAGAAAATCAGAGTCCCTTTTATACAGGAACTGCTGAAAGCTCTGGCTATTTACAAATGGCAGGTAGGGATATCTATGATTTTTCGCTAAATGATGTGACGAATAATATTCGAGAGATCGTGGAAGATGATGTAGATTATTTATTATTACATCAAGCGAATAAACGAATCATCGAAAAGATATCAAAAAAACTCAATGTTCCAAGAGAAAAGTTTCTCACTAATATGGAACATAATGGTAATACCTCAGCTGCAAGTATCCCTTTGTTACTAGATGAATCAGTTGAGAGTGGAGTGCTTCAATTAGGCTCCAAACAAAAAATTGTGTTAACAGGCTATGGCGGTGGATTAACTTGGGGTTCAATCCTCATGACGCTGTAA
- a CDS encoding NAD(P)-dependent oxidoreductase has translation MPQIGFIGTGVMGEAIVRNMMKQGLNVNVYNRTKSKTAELVKEGAIWQDSPAEITASSDIIFTMVGFPKDVESIYFEENGIFSTKITGKIIVDLTTSTPTLAQKIAIKANQLGGAALDAPVSGGDLGAKNGTLTIMVGGDQTIYDQVLPIFKTFGTTVTLHGSSGKGQHTKMANQIMIAGTMTGMTEMLVYADKSGLDLNKVIETLSGGSAANWSLSNYSPRILKENYSPGFFVKHFIKDLKIALDEAEKMGLTLPATKLAAELYEKLAAKGFEDDGTQALIKLWWTDGKQPNVKN, from the coding sequence ATGCCACAAATAGGATTTATTGGAACTGGTGTCATGGGTGAGGCAATCGTCAGAAACATGATGAAACAAGGTTTAAATGTAAATGTATACAATAGGACGAAAAGCAAGACTGCTGAATTAGTAAAAGAGGGAGCGATTTGGCAAGATTCTCCTGCTGAAATTACTGCGAGTAGTGATATTATATTTACGATGGTCGGGTTTCCTAAAGATGTTGAGTCAATCTATTTTGAAGAGAATGGGATTTTTTCAACAAAGATTACTGGTAAGATAATTGTTGATTTAACTACTAGTACCCCAACATTAGCACAAAAAATTGCTATAAAAGCGAATCAACTTGGAGGTGCAGCATTAGATGCTCCAGTTTCTGGAGGGGATCTGGGCGCTAAAAATGGGACCTTAACGATCATGGTTGGTGGTGATCAAACAATTTATGATCAAGTATTACCAATTTTTAAAACTTTTGGGACAACTGTTACACTTCACGGCTCGTCTGGTAAGGGGCAACATACTAAAATGGCGAATCAGATCATGATTGCAGGCACAATGACAGGTATGACGGAAATGCTCGTTTATGCGGATAAATCGGGGTTGGATTTAAATAAAGTGATTGAGACACTATCTGGAGGTAGCGCAGCAAACTGGTCATTAAGCAACTATAGTCCGAGAATTTTAAAAGAAAACTATTCTCCTGGTTTTTTTGTAAAGCATTTTATCAAAGATTTAAAAATTGCCTTAGATGAAGCTGAGAAAATGGGCCTTACTTTACCCGCTACTAAACTAGCAGCAGAACTATACGAAAAGCTTGCTGCTAAAGGCTTTGAGGATGATGGGACACAAGCGTTGATCAAACTTTGGTGGACAGATGGAAAACAACCAAACGTCAAAAATTAA
- the fabK gene encoding enoyl-[acyl-carrier-protein] reductase FabK, protein MQSKICELIGIQYPIFQGGMAWIADASLAGAVSEAGGLGIIAGGNAPKEVVQAEIKKIKEITNKPFAVNIMLLSPFAQDIVDLVCEENVPVVTTGAGNPSKYMARFKEHNIKVIPVIPSVALGARMEKIGADAVVVEGMEAGGHIGKLTTMSLVPQVVDALTIPVIAAGGIGDGRGMAAALMLGADAVQVGTRFLVAKECTVHENYKARIIKARDVDTTVTCQHFGHPVRTIKNKLTNEYDRLEKIELRKDEPDLVKFDKLGQGALRKAVVEGDIHQGSIMAGQIAGLIKKEETAKEIIESYIIETKEVMAARCDQWI, encoded by the coding sequence ATGCAGTCAAAGATATGTGAGCTAATTGGAATCCAATACCCAATTTTCCAAGGAGGAATGGCTTGGATTGCAGATGCTTCTCTAGCTGGAGCCGTTTCTGAGGCTGGTGGGCTTGGAATTATTGCAGGTGGTAACGCACCAAAAGAAGTTGTTCAAGCTGAAATCAAAAAAATCAAAGAAATAACAAATAAGCCTTTTGCGGTCAATATTATGCTGCTTTCACCATTTGCACAAGATATTGTAGATTTAGTTTGTGAAGAAAATGTGCCAGTTGTTACAACAGGAGCTGGTAATCCAAGCAAGTATATGGCTCGTTTTAAAGAACATAATATTAAAGTAATTCCAGTAATTCCTTCGGTTGCGCTTGGTGCTCGTATGGAAAAAATAGGCGCAGATGCAGTGGTTGTTGAAGGAATGGAAGCTGGAGGACATATTGGTAAATTGACAACTATGAGTCTGGTACCACAAGTTGTAGATGCACTGACCATTCCAGTGATAGCGGCAGGAGGCATTGGGGACGGACGAGGCATGGCGGCGGCACTAATGTTAGGTGCAGACGCAGTCCAAGTTGGCACGCGTTTTCTAGTTGCAAAAGAATGTACTGTACACGAAAATTATAAGGCTAGAATCATCAAAGCGAGAGATGTCGATACGACTGTAACATGTCAGCATTTTGGCCACCCAGTGCGGACAATCAAAAATAAATTGACGAATGAATATGATCGTTTAGAAAAGATAGAATTGAGAAAAGATGAACCTGATCTTGTAAAATTTGATAAATTAGGTCAAGGTGCCTTACGTAAAGCGGTTGTTGAAGGGGATATACATCAAGGATCAATCATGGCTGGTCAAATTGCAGGACTGATAAAGAAAGAAGAAACAGCAAAAGAAATTATTGAATCATATATTATTGAAACAAAAGAAGTGATGGCGGCAAGATGTGACCAATGGATCTAG
- a CDS encoding YkuJ family protein, whose product MKHSQLVAIIKRLEAMTEATDNEIQVRRFEREGAEKCIVNYDKSTETFELTETDSQQSYQFDNIDIVAMEIYDLIQ is encoded by the coding sequence ATGAAACATTCACAACTTGTGGCGATTATCAAGCGACTTGAAGCGATGACTGAAGCAACAGACAACGAAATTCAAGTTCGTCGTTTTGAACGTGAAGGTGCAGAAAAATGCATCGTAAACTATGATAAATCAACTGAAACATTTGAGTTAACAGAAACTGATTCACAACAAAGTTATCAATTTGATAATATTGATATTGTTGCGATGGAAATTTATGATTTAATTCAATAA
- the fabD gene encoding ACP S-malonyltransferase: MKTAFVFSGQGAQYIGMGQELFDQEEIVQETFKEASEALGYDMAELCFSENDRLNETMYTQPAILTVSIAFYRLLKARGYQPDVVAGLSLGEYSALVASGAISFKEAVQLVAKRGKYMAEAAPSGTGKMVAVMNAERSLIEACCQKASDLGIVSPANYNTPQQIVIGGEIPAVDKAVELLTEAGVKRMVPLKVSGPFHTALLKPASEQLARELEKINFAEMTIPVISNTTAQIMAQAEIKELLEKQVMSAVRFADSIETIKKMNVDVIIEVGPGKTLTGFIKKIDKEIQTARVEDEKTLSDAQALLDGR; encoded by the coding sequence ATGAAAACAGCTTTTGTATTTAGTGGACAAGGGGCTCAATATATTGGAATGGGCCAGGAATTATTTGATCAAGAAGAAATTGTTCAAGAAACGTTTAAAGAAGCAAGTGAAGCTTTAGGTTACGATATGGCAGAGCTTTGCTTTTCTGAAAATGATCGACTAAATGAAACAATGTATACACAACCGGCAATTCTAACTGTCAGCATTGCTTTTTATCGCTTGTTAAAGGCTAGAGGATATCAGCCAGATGTAGTAGCTGGACTTAGTCTTGGTGAATATAGTGCGCTCGTTGCCAGTGGCGCAATTTCATTTAAAGAAGCTGTTCAATTAGTTGCCAAAAGAGGGAAATATATGGCAGAGGCAGCACCTTCTGGAACGGGTAAAATGGTTGCAGTGATGAATGCAGAACGTTCATTGATCGAAGCGTGTTGTCAAAAAGCGAGTGATCTTGGCATTGTATCTCCGGCTAACTATAATACACCACAGCAAATTGTGATTGGTGGAGAAATACCTGCGGTTGATAAAGCAGTGGAGTTATTGACAGAAGCGGGTGTTAAACGCATGGTTCCATTAAAAGTCAGTGGTCCTTTTCACACAGCCTTGCTGAAACCAGCATCAGAACAATTAGCTAGGGAATTAGAAAAAATAAATTTTGCAGAAATGACGATTCCTGTAATTAGTAATACTACAGCACAAATAATGGCGCAAGCAGAGATCAAGGAACTATTAGAAAAACAAGTTATGTCTGCTGTTCGTTTTGCTGACAGTATTGAAACAATAAAAAAAATGAATGTTGATGTCATTATAGAAGTGGGACCAGGCAAAACCTTGACTGGTTTTATTAAGAAGATCGATAAAGAAATCCAAACGGCTCGTGTTGAAGATGAGAAAACATTATCTGATGCTCAAGCTTTGTTGGACGGGAGGTAA
- a CDS encoding GNAT family N-acetyltransferase has translation MELRKATIEETETAMLLLKESAEWLKSIRSNQWSDVLQGEDKHGLADAVARGEVFFFYNSKNHLVGMVAAWKNPTEWDRLLWKTVGFNKEACYLHRVIIRPAYRGKSYGTELLSALKLEFSGEVSELRLDCLASNQKLKQFYEKNGFTNSGSSSDSNGNLFELFLFELTNQS, from the coding sequence ATGGAATTAAGAAAAGCAACGATTGAAGAGACTGAAACTGCAATGCTTTTATTGAAAGAAAGTGCTGAATGGCTTAAATCGATCAGAAGTAATCAGTGGTCAGACGTTCTACAAGGGGAAGATAAGCATGGATTAGCAGATGCAGTAGCAAGAGGAGAAGTTTTTTTCTTCTATAATAGTAAGAATCACTTAGTTGGAATGGTTGCTGCATGGAAAAATCCTACAGAGTGGGATAGACTACTGTGGAAAACTGTTGGATTTAATAAGGAAGCTTGTTACTTACATCGTGTGATCATTCGTCCAGCATATAGAGGAAAATCTTATGGGACAGAGTTACTTAGCGCATTAAAACTGGAATTCAGTGGTGAAGTATCAGAGTTGCGCTTGGATTGTTTAGCTAGTAATCAAAAGCTAAAACAGTTTTATGAGAAAAATGGCTTTACAAATAGTGGAAGTTCAAGTGATTCAAATGGAAATCTATTCGAACTATTTCTGTTTGAATTAACAAATCAATCGTAA
- the fabT gene encoding fatty acid biosynthesis transcriptional regulator FabT encodes MEPNLETVNDYLVSVFNDILTIEESELKKSQFKDLSITEMHTIEAIGMYKKKTSSEVAKELSITVGTLTVAINNLVKKGYVERIRSEDDRRVVKLGLTKKGKLLFRVHQHFHREMVKRILNEMDKAEEKALLKALKNLHDFLKEYK; translated from the coding sequence ATGGAACCTAATTTAGAAACAGTCAATGATTATCTTGTCAGCGTCTTTAATGACATTTTGACGATCGAAGAATCCGAGCTGAAAAAATCACAATTTAAGGACTTATCCATTACTGAAATGCACACGATTGAAGCAATTGGGATGTATAAGAAAAAAACTTCTTCTGAAGTTGCCAAAGAATTGTCGATCACTGTAGGAACTTTGACAGTTGCAATCAATAATCTCGTGAAAAAGGGATATGTTGAACGTATAAGAAGCGAAGATGATCGTCGGGTAGTCAAGTTAGGTTTGACCAAAAAAGGAAAATTACTTTTTCGTGTTCATCAGCACTTCCATAGAGAAATGGTCAAGAGAATTTTAAACGAAATGGATAAAGCAGAAGAAAAAGCTTTATTAAAAGCATTGAAGAATCTTCATGATTTCTTAAAGGAATATAAATAA